The Chryseobacterium suipulveris genome window below encodes:
- a CDS encoding translocation/assembly module TamB domain-containing protein, with product MANLENNNDKENNKSVAENIGNSVQKGVENVQDAVKQTVQDAANLASDAITHPVDTAGEFVEQAAKDVTSYKWWAKLLLVLFWTGLFLFITFVVVINLPSTKNWAAQRVIKMLNQDLKTQMAFDSVDVNYFGDITIHNVAIKDNRNYPFLKAKKLYADSDWFSIISNSRNLKFQSMALNQMDLKVITYKGDSISNFVRYIDLFDDGKAPDPTRPPFELKTRVFVNDSKISIVNQNHEGYEGKWLMADNVNLIVPELKVNGSNVFAQINNMRFTTERWGKKHFVDTFSGDLSLTKEFLSLKDLTLNTDHSLLQGDIKFNLNNGSWADFTNRVAWDMNLMKGSQISGYDISYFVTNWDNYKPVNISGKMTGPLNKFYLEDFLIRNPDVNIRTQTMKISNILDGNFQIESNTISTDFTYKDLKAMLPTFISEKMKNFADDFGRMKFDGAARVNPKQVYVPNGRLFTGIGQARISQFYLDDYSTNLPKYRGFAEVNDLNTSVITKSKEVGLISGKFNLQGQSFDVNTMRLRTTSEISKIEIMDKVINNVYLDGLLDHRKYTGTVNVNDEQAKANVKGLIDFSTKKLFADVVADVKYLNINYFTGAKGNQIVSGLVDGKISMTNINDLNLDADLKNVNFANATQKYVIPNAKVKAFFENGNRIVSVDAPGAVNGKIAGRFNLGDLGGMIENGIGKILVGPPPRKIYRGQSFNMDFDVKQGLVNYFEPNVHLPKGATVNGSYDGNSNNLVLNIDAETLKYVMTKKEEITEADKALAKANPDYKITDKDKKTKDSAMIDNLMVRINTANLSEQIFAKIDRVEYDKNILKDITLSGRNENNKVLHIATNFKHGTPEEEIKQELKEYAVNLNQTTNSAGDYVFRFEPTSVKFNDVVWNIDTDPELNHSITYRKKQGDFLIQNLRVYSDDSSLFVRQSVFKSAKDFSAEGEVKNMDIAKVFALTKSENSMDIKGIANGTFDIKMNKNNLEPVIDMDITNIFMNGKAMGKVLVSAKNSAVPNVFDVDVKVIGSDAIGDNNLHLTGTINNNTASPTLDLTAEMRDFDLAFTQEFVKGIFGNLRGKASGDLKIGGKMNDVDYSGDIALKQFGLKLNFTGVDYSFDDTVISLSRGLAILNDIGVKDGRSNSKGSISGAIQFETLSSMGVNLVMRADNLLLLNTTQKDFDLFWGRIYGNGTLYVDGPVSALNISTPEMRALNNSMFTFNSNSTSNVEEFKMLRFLKRDDAGIISVEDKKSSGANMNIDFTLSLDKGTTVNVLVGDDVGDISVRGNADKLRFVMSRTGAISMNGNYFVDNGTFVSKAILNRTFHITKGSSIRWDGDAMAPELDIDATYLRTVTNAGQYLNMKSLQPVNVLLSTKITQTLNNPKIELGVSAQDVSSNVRETLAQRMSNEDEKVIQFGSVLVLNSFNVGNSAFDINLGNTLETSGYNMLFKQLGSVLNTISNEFQVDLNYLRGDTNSNTGDRANASVSFALSPRVKVKTGLGVPISKTENTNTNYLSGEGIIEYDWSKNNDGSRLLRAYSKPSNIGLTGAGAGNAGANQSYGVGVVYSKSFNTIFKRKEKDKQKKSSESKKDSIKNDSIK from the coding sequence ATGGCAAATTTAGAGAATAATAACGATAAGGAAAACAATAAATCTGTTGCGGAAAACATCGGTAATTCGGTGCAGAAAGGCGTGGAAAATGTGCAGGATGCAGTAAAACAAACTGTGCAGGATGCTGCGAATCTCGCCTCGGACGCTATTACTCATCCCGTGGATACTGCAGGTGAATTTGTTGAGCAAGCCGCAAAAGATGTCACGAGTTACAAATGGTGGGCGAAACTTTTGCTCGTGCTGTTTTGGACCGGTTTATTTCTTTTTATCACTTTCGTAGTAGTCATCAATCTTCCATCAACCAAAAACTGGGCAGCTCAACGGGTGATCAAAATGCTTAACCAGGACCTGAAAACCCAAATGGCTTTCGACAGTGTGGATGTAAATTATTTTGGGGATATCACGATTCATAATGTCGCGATCAAAGACAACCGAAATTATCCCTTTCTGAAAGCCAAAAAATTATACGCTGATTCCGACTGGTTCTCGATTATTTCAAATTCCAGGAATCTGAAGTTTCAATCGATGGCTTTGAATCAGATGGATTTGAAAGTCATTACTTATAAAGGCGACAGTATTTCGAATTTCGTGCGCTACATCGATCTTTTTGATGACGGTAAAGCGCCCGATCCGACCCGTCCTCCGTTTGAACTGAAAACGAGGGTTTTTGTCAACGATTCCAAAATTTCCATCGTCAACCAAAATCACGAAGGCTACGAAGGAAAATGGTTGATGGCAGACAACGTGAATTTGATTGTTCCCGAACTGAAGGTGAACGGCTCCAACGTTTTTGCGCAGATCAACAACATGCGATTTACCACCGAAAGATGGGGCAAAAAGCACTTTGTCGATACCTTTTCAGGCGACCTTTCGCTGACAAAAGAATTTCTTTCCCTCAAAGATTTGACTTTAAATACCGACCATTCGCTTTTGCAGGGCGACATTAAATTCAACCTGAACAACGGTTCGTGGGCAGATTTTACCAATCGCGTTGCTTGGGATATGAATTTGATGAAAGGAAGCCAGATCAGCGGTTACGACATCAGTTATTTTGTGACCAATTGGGACAATTACAAACCCGTGAACATTTCAGGGAAAATGACGGGGCCATTAAATAAATTCTACCTCGAAGACTTCCTCATCAGAAATCCAGATGTAAATATCAGGACACAAACGATGAAGATTTCGAATATTCTGGACGGGAATTTTCAGATCGAGTCCAACACTATTTCCACCGATTTTACCTACAAAGATTTAAAGGCGATGCTGCCGACTTTCATTTCCGAGAAGATGAAAAATTTTGCGGATGATTTCGGAAGGATGAAGTTCGACGGAGCAGCACGCGTAAATCCGAAGCAGGTGTATGTTCCCAATGGACGACTGTTCACTGGAATCGGACAGGCAAGAATTTCACAATTCTATCTCGATGATTATAGCACCAATCTTCCTAAATATCGAGGGTTTGCTGAAGTCAATGATCTCAATACTTCTGTGATTACGAAAAGTAAGGAAGTTGGTTTGATTTCAGGAAAGTTTAATCTTCAAGGTCAAAGCTTTGATGTCAATACCATGCGTTTGAGAACGACTTCCGAAATTTCGAAGATTGAAATTATGGACAAGGTCATTAACAACGTTTATCTCGACGGACTTCTTGACCATAGAAAATATACGGGAACTGTAAATGTAAACGACGAACAGGCAAAAGCTAATGTGAAAGGACTGATCGATTTTAGCACCAAGAAACTTTTCGCAGACGTTGTTGCGGATGTGAAATACCTGAATATCAATTATTTCACCGGAGCAAAAGGAAACCAGATTGTGAGCGGACTTGTTGACGGAAAAATTTCAATGACGAACATCAATGACCTGAATCTGGACGCCGATTTGAAGAATGTGAATTTTGCAAATGCCACCCAAAAATATGTTATTCCAAATGCTAAAGTCAAAGCATTTTTCGAAAATGGAAACAGAATCGTCTCTGTTGACGCACCTGGAGCGGTAAACGGAAAGATTGCGGGCAGGTTCAACCTCGGTGATTTGGGAGGAATGATTGAGAACGGGATCGGAAAAATCTTGGTTGGTCCGCCTCCGAGAAAAATTTACCGAGGTCAGAGTTTCAATATGGATTTTGATGTGAAACAGGGGCTGGTTAATTATTTTGAGCCGAATGTGCACTTGCCGAAAGGCGCGACGGTGAACGGTTCCTATGACGGAAATTCCAATAACCTCGTATTGAATATCGACGCTGAAACCTTAAAATATGTGATGACCAAAAAAGAGGAAATCACGGAAGCCGACAAAGCGCTCGCAAAAGCAAATCCTGACTATAAAATTACCGATAAGGACAAGAAAACCAAAGACAGCGCGATGATCGACAACCTCATGGTGAGGATTAACACTGCGAATCTCAGCGAGCAGATTTTTGCGAAGATTGATAGGGTTGAATACGACAAGAATATCCTGAAAGATATTACCTTAAGCGGTAGAAACGAAAACAATAAAGTTTTACATATTGCAACCAATTTCAAGCACGGAACTCCTGAGGAAGAAATAAAGCAGGAGCTTAAAGAATACGCTGTAAACCTTAACCAAACCACAAATTCAGCTGGAGATTATGTGTTCCGCTTCGAGCCGACTTCGGTGAAGTTTAATGATGTAGTTTGGAATATCGATACCGATCCCGAACTGAATCACTCCATTACCTACCGAAAAAAACAGGGCGATTTCCTGATACAGAATCTTCGCGTTTATTCTGATGACAGTTCGCTTTTCGTACGACAGTCCGTTTTCAAATCTGCGAAAGATTTCTCGGCGGAAGGCGAGGTGAAAAATATGGATATCGCCAAAGTTTTTGCTTTAACAAAGAGTGAAAACAGTATGGATATTAAAGGAATCGCAAACGGAACCTTTGATATCAAGATGAACAAAAACAATCTGGAACCCGTGATCGATATGGATATTACCAATATCTTTATGAACGGAAAAGCGATGGGCAAAGTTCTGGTTTCGGCTAAAAACAGTGCGGTCCCAAACGTTTTCGATGTTGATGTAAAGGTGATCGGATCCGACGCAATCGGCGACAATAATCTGCATTTAACGGGAACCATTAATAATAACACCGCTTCACCGACGCTTGATCTCACCGCGGAAATGCGGGATTTCGACCTTGCTTTCACCCAGGAGTTTGTGAAGGGAATATTCGGCAACCTTCGTGGGAAGGCTTCAGGAGATTTGAAAATTGGCGGTAAGATGAACGATGTGGATTACAGCGGCGATATTGCACTGAAACAGTTCGGTTTGAAACTGAATTTCACTGGCGTAGATTATTCGTTCGACGATACGGTGATTTCGCTTTCAAGAGGTTTGGCGATTCTGAACGACATCGGAGTGAAAGATGGAAGGAGCAATTCGAAGGGATCGATTTCAGGGGCGATACAGTTTGAAACGCTTTCGTCAATGGGCGTCAACCTCGTGATGAGGGCCGATAATCTTTTACTCTTGAACACTACCCAAAAAGATTTCGATCTGTTCTGGGGAAGAATTTATGGAAACGGGACGCTGTATGTTGATGGACCTGTTTCCGCACTCAATATTTCAACTCCTGAAATGCGGGCGCTCAATAACTCGATGTTCACCTTTAATTCCAACTCCACTTCCAATGTTGAGGAATTTAAGATGCTTCGGTTCCTGAAAAGGGACGATGCGGGAATTATTTCCGTGGAGGACAAGAAATCTTCGGGAGCCAATATGAATATTGATTTTACGCTCTCTTTAGACAAAGGTACAACGGTGAACGTTTTGGTTGGCGACGATGTGGGAGATATTTCGGTACGCGGAAATGCCGACAAACTCCGGTTTGTGATGAGCAGAACGGGAGCAATTTCGATGAACGGCAATTATTTTGTTGATAACGGAACATTTGTTTCAAAGGCGATACTTAACAGAACTTTCCATATCACCAAAGGAAGCAGTATTCGGTGGGATGGTGATGCGATGGCGCCTGAACTCGACATCGACGCGACTTATCTCAGAACAGTTACGAATGCTGGACAATATTTAAATATGAAAAGCTTACAGCCAGTAAACGTTCTTCTTTCCACAAAAATAACTCAAACCCTCAATAATCCAAAAATAGAACTTGGAGTTTCAGCGCAGGATGTTTCGAGTAACGTGCGGGAAACTTTAGCCCAAAGAATGAGTAACGAGGATGAAAAAGTGATCCAATTTGGTTCTGTCTTGGTGCTTAACAGCTTCAATGTCGGTAACTCTGCCTTCGACATCAATCTCGGAAACACGCTCGAAACTTCGGGTTACAATATGCTATTCAAACAGCTCGGTTCTGTTTTGAATACCATTAGCAACGAATTTCAGGTAGACTTAAATTATCTTCGCGGAGATACCAATTCGAATACCGGCGACAGAGCGAATGCAAGTGTCAGCTTTGCGCTTTCACCAAGAGTTAAGGTAAAAACAGGACTTGGAGTGCCGATCTCTAAAACAGAAAATACCAACACCAATTATCTTTCCGGAGAAGGAATTATTGAATACGATTGGTCCAAGAATAACGACGGGAGCCGACTTCTTCGCGCGTACTCGAAACCGTCAAATATTGGGTTGACCGGAGCTGGAGCTGGAAACGCGGGAGCCAACCAAAGTTACGGAGTGGGTGTGGTTTATAGCAAAAGTTTTAATACGATATTTAAAAGAAAAGAAAAAGATAAGCAAAAGAAAAGTTCAGAATCGAAAAAAGATTCAATCAAAAATGATTCGATAAAGTAA
- a CDS encoding Lrp/AsnC family transcriptional regulator gives MNYQLDEIDKKILDFLVENTRMPFTEIAKQMDVSAGTIHVRVKKMEDAGIILGSSLNIDYAKLDYHFTAFIGILLTKSNRTQDVLKELSTIPNVIEASVISGKYNIFCKVRAKNTEDAKRIIYQIDDIQDVMRTESMISMEEYLSDKNRLIDAVSI, from the coding sequence ATGAATTATCAACTGGACGAAATAGATAAGAAGATTCTTGACTTTCTCGTAGAAAACACAAGAATGCCGTTTACGGAAATCGCAAAACAAATGGATGTTTCCGCAGGTACGATCCACGTGAGAGTAAAGAAAATGGAAGACGCTGGAATCATACTTGGTTCGTCATTAAACATCGATTACGCGAAATTAGACTATCATTTCACAGCTTTTATTGGGATTCTTTTAACAAAATCCAACAGAACACAGGATGTTTTGAAAGAGCTTTCAACAATTCCAAACGTAATCGAGGCAAGCGTAATCTCAGGAAAATACAATATCTTCTGCAAAGTTAGAGCTAAAAACACCGAAGACGCGAAGAGAATCATCTACCAAATCGACGACATCCAGGATGTGATGAGAACGGAAAGTATGATCTCGATGGAAGAATATCTTTCTGACAAGAACCGATTAATCGACGCAGTATCCATCTAA